GGCTCCCCCACTATTCCAAAGCTGATTTCTCCCAATTCTCTCAGGATACTTTTGATTCCTCCCGGCCCAGAAATTTCCTCTTCGGCCGTAGCCGCCAGAATCAGATTGTACTTCAGGTCCTTTTGCGTATAAAAATACATGAAGGTCATGATCAGTGACACCAGTGCTCCTCCAGCATCATTGCTCCCAAGTCCAAAAAGCTTTCCATCCTCCTCAGAGGGATAAAAAGGGTCTCTTGTGTATCCGGCGTTGGGTTTGACGGTATCGTGGTGCGAGTTCAGTAATACCGTAGGTTTCGAATCATCAAAATCCTGATTTTTCACCCATACGTTATTGCCCTTTCTTTCTGTAGGGACTTCCTGCTCCTCGAAATATCCTTGAATCAGATCAGCCGTTTTGTCCTCCTCCCTGCTAATGCTCTGTGTAGAAATGAGCTGCTTAAGCAAGTCCACAGCCTCACTATGGAGCTGATCCGTGTTATATTTGAAGGAGGCTGCCATGGTTTGAGTTTATTTGATCGTATTTACAGATTCTCACACCCTTCACTCCGCTGTGCAGAGCTTTGAATGAATTCTCTAATTTAGGAATCATCCCGCTATGAATAGCGCCGGATTCTTTCATTTCGATAAAAAAAGATTCTTTAAATGGATTGATCAAAGACTCAGGATCGTTCACATCGGCCAGCACCCCATCCAGTTCAAAAGTGAGGGCCAGGTTGACTTCAAAAAACTCCGCCATGGCCAGTGCAATGGTGCCGGCAATGGTATCTGCATTGGTATTGAGAATGTGCCCGGCGCCATCGTGGGTTAGCGGTGCAATTACCGGCACACCTCCGACTTCAATCATCTTGGTAAGAAAGTCTGCATTAACTTCCACGGGATCACCCACCCAACCATAATCCACTCCATTGGTAACGGGCCGCTTGACCGACCTGATGATCGATCCGTCTGCTCCTGTCAGCCCAATGGCATTGACTCCCAAACTTTGGAGTTTGGCGGTCATTTGCTTATTTACAAGACCTCCATACACCATGGTCACCAAATCTACGGTGGCATCGTCCGTCACGCGACGGCCTTCCACCATTATGGCTTCCATGCCCAGTCGCTCACCTATTTCGGTCGCTATTCTTCCTCCCCCATGCACGAGTATCTTGGGACCTTTGAGTGCTACGAATCCGTCCAAAAAAGCCTTTTGCTTTTCAGGATCTTCGATCACCGCGCCGCCTATTTTGATGACATTGAGTGGTTGTTTCATATTCTATAGATTTTCCAACATTTCTTTGAGGACAGCCTGTGCGCTAAACACTCGATTGGCCGCCTGGTGGATCACGATGGCACTTTTAGAATCGAGCACCTCATCGGCAATCACCACATTTCTTCGCACAGGCAGGCAGTGCATTACCCGCGCATGATTCGTATTGGCCAACTTGGACTGATCAATCATCCATTTAGGATAATTGCCCACCTCGCCGTAGTTCTTATAAGATGACCAGTTTTTGACATACACAAAATCTGCACCCTCAAAAGCCTCTTCCTGATCATAATAGATTTTGGCTCCCTTTGTAAACTGATCTGACAATTCAAATCCCTTGGGTTGCACAATAGAAAAATCAACATCAGCGTGAGTCATCCACTGCGAAAAGGAGTTGGACACCGCCTGAGGCAAGGCATTGATGTGCGGAGCCCATGACAAAACCACCTTCGGTTTAGGTGACTTTTTGAACTCAGAAATAGTCACCAAATCAGCAAAAGACTGTAAAGGATGCAGTGTGGCCGACTCCAGGCTAATAATAGGCACGCCGGAATGCTGGATAAATGCCTTTATGATCTTCTCGCTATAGTCAGCCTTCCGGTCTCGCAATGCCGGAAAGGAACGCACTCCCAGAATATCACAATACTGTCCCAACACAGCGGCCGCTTCACGAATGTGCTCAGCCTTGCCACCGTCCATGACCACTCCATCTTCTATTTCTATCTGCCACGAATCCTGGGTCACATTCATCACCATGGTGTTCATCCCCAGATTGGCAGCCGCTTTCTGAGTACTCATTCTGGTCCTCAGGCTGGAGTTGAAAAACAAGAGCCCTAGTGTTTTGTTTTCTCCCAGATGCTTATGCGCAAAGGGGGATTTCTTCAGAGCAAGTGCTTTTTGCACAAACCCATCGAGATCTTTTACATCATTTACAGAAGTAAAATGTCGCATGCTATTTAATGTTTTTGATTTTTTCGTAAGACACCATTAAGCCTTTTATCAAAGCAGAGCTCAGCCCCTGGTGTTCCATTTCATTCAGTCCGGCGATGGTGCAGCCTTCCGGCGTGGTTACCTTATCAATCTCCACCTCGGGGTGCTGACCATTTTCCAATATCAGGGATGCAGCGCCTTTGGCGGTCTGCACAGCGATCATCTGTGCATCTTCAGAATGAAAACCCATCTGCACACCACCCTGAGTAGCAGCACGAAGGTAACGCATAAAAAAGGCAATGCCACTCGCACCAAGTACCGTAGCAGCCTGCATCAGCTTCTCCTCTATGATGAGGGTCTTTCCAAGCGCATTAAAAATCTTCTGCACAGCCAACGCATCGTCCTTGCTATCCTCAGAGCAAATACACGTCATAGACTCGCCTATGGCAATGGCTGTATTGGGCATAGCCCGAACCACCGGCACTTCCAATTTCAAATGACTCTTGATCTCCGCAATAGAAACCCCGGTGATGACCGAAACCAAAAGATGATCTTTGGTCAGTCCCGGATTGATCTGCTCCAGAAGTCTGGGCAACTGCTTGGGCTGAACACACAGCAAAACCATCTTGGCTTGCTTGACTGCTTCCAGGTTGTTACTGGACACCTGAAACCCCTTAGCCTTCAGATAGCCCACATGATCGAGGTTACGACGTGTTAAACATATCTGCCCAGCCTCCTTTAGTTGCTCCTCCACTATTCCCTGAGCGATGGCAATCCCCAGATTACCTGCCCCTAGTATGGCAATATTGCTATCCGTTAATTCCATTTTTTTTTAAAATCCGGTTGGTTTAAGATTGAGGCCTGCGGTTTCTTCCAGCCCAAAAATCAGATTCATATTTTGAACAGCCTGGCCAGAGGCACCTTTGAGCAGGTTATCGATCATCGAAATCGCCAAAAGCTTGTTGCCTTCCTTCTTCAGATAAACCACTGCCTTGTTGGTATTCACCACCATTTTCAGGTCAGGGTTTCTATTGGTCACATGGGTGAACGGCTGATCCTTATAAAATGCCTCATAAAGGGCGTAAGCTTCAGCCTCGGAGGCATCCGTTTCAAAATAAGACGTGGCAATTATTCCTCTTGTGAAATTACCTCGAAAAGGGATAAAGTTCACCACATGACTCTTCCCTGCCAATTGTGTCAGGCTCTCACCGATCTCATCCAAATGCTGATGGGTGAAGGCCTTGTAGACACTCATGTTTTGATTTCTCCAGGAGAAATGAGAGGTAGGTGACAAAGACTGCCCGGCACCTGTAGAGCCGGTGATCCCTGTGGTATGAATTTCAGATTGGATTATTCCAGCTTGAGCCGCAGGCAAAAGCCCCACTTGAATACAGGTAGCAAAGCAACCGGGATTAGCGATCATGGTTGCCTTTGGGATTGCCGGCCCATTAAGTTCCGGAAGGCCATAGACAAAACCGTCAGCATCATCCTTTAGTCTGAAATCATTACTCAAGTCAATAATTTTGACCGTATCAGGGGCTGGATTGCCCGCTAGAAACACCCTCGACTCTCCGTGGCCTTTGCACAAAAAGAGCACGTCAAGGTTTCGATAGTCCAAATGGGCACTGAAAACCAGATTGGTGTCCCCAATCAGATCTGTATGTATTTCGGTGACCTTTTTCGCGACCTGGCTCTCACTTTGAGCGCAGACCACCTCCGCATTTGGGTGATGAACTAATAATCTCATCAGCTCACCGGCCGTATAGCCGGCTGCTCCATAAATTCCTACTCTGATTTTACTCATCCGTCTGGTGGACTTTGTGATAGATCATGTTTTGGTTTCCGAAGATCTTAGAAAAACCCTTCACATCTTCTCCTGACCATGAATTATTCATTTCTCCATACTTACCAAAACTGGATTGCATCAGGTCATGCTCAGAGGTAATACCGACTACATAGAACCGATAAGGTGCCAGGTGCACCTTCACTGTTCCGGTCACGTACTTCTGGGTACTGTCGTAAAACGATTCGATATCACGCATGACAGGATCAAGATAGTGTCCTTCATGCAGCAGGTTGCCATAAGTCAATGACAACTGATCCTTCATCAAAAGCTGGTTTTTAGTCAATACGTGTTTCTCGAGCGTATGGTGTGCCTTAATAAGGATGACCGGGGCGGCAGCTTCAAAGCCTACTCTCCCCTTGATGCCGATGATGGTATCCCCTACGTGGACATCCCTCCCCAGCGCATAGGCGCTTGCGATGGTATTGAGCTGTTCAATACATTGCACCGGCGTAAGGGACTTGCCGTTCAGACCAACAGGTTCTCCTCCTTCAAAAGAAATCTCCACCACTTCTTCACCAGTCTTTTTCAACTGACTCGGGAAAGCTGCTTCCGCAAGAAACTGATCGGAGGTTAAAGTCTCCTTGCCGCCAACAGACGTACCCCAAAGACCCTGATTCACCGAATACAAGGACTTTTCCCAGTTGCCACTCACTCCGTGATCAATCAGATATTGTATTTCCTCTTCTCTCGAAAGTCGTTTATCACGGATCGGGGTAATGATCTCCTTTTCAGGACACAGGATATTGAAGATCATATCAAAACGTACCTGATCATTACCAGCTCCGGTGCTTCCATGAGCAATGGCATCCACTCCCAGCCTAATGGCCTCCTTGGCAATGGCGGTAGCCTGAAAAACCCGCTCAGCACTCACTGACAATGGGTATGTGTTATTCTTCAACACATTTCCTGCAATGAGGTATTTGATGGCCTTTTGATAAAACTCTTCGGTTACGTCCACATTGGAATGAGATTCACTCCCCAATGATCTGGAGCGTTCCTCCAGCTTATCCAACTCTTCTTTTGTAAATCCACCGGTATTGACGGTGACAGTGTATACTTGGTATCCCAGTTCTTTGAGGTAGAGTGAGCAATAAGTAGTGTCCAATCCACCACTAAAAGCCAACAATACCTTTTTCTGATCACTCATTTAATCTGTACTTTTTGTTTCCACATCATTAATTTCTCCTGCACCTTTTTACTGCGCTGCTTCCATTTACGCTTTTTCTCCTCAGGATCGTAGAGCATACCTGTGCACAGGCAGTGCTGATGATTTTTCCGGGTGAGAATATCATAGTTCACACAGCTGCTACAGCCTTTCCAGAACGCTTCATCGTCGGTCAGCTCAGAAAAAGCAACCGGTCGGTAACCGAGATCCGAATTGATTTTCATGACAGCCATGCTGGTAGTGAGGCCGAACAGCTTGGCATCCGGGTATTTTTCTCTGGAAAGTTTGAAGGCCCTTGCCTTGATGGCCTGAGCCAGCCCATTATTCCTATAATCAGGATTGACAATGAGCCCAGAATTGGCCACATATTTTCCATGGCCCCATGTTTCAATGTAGCAAAAACCAGCAAGCTTACCCGATTTGGTCAGGGCAATTACCGACTTACCATCAGCCAGCTTTCCCTGAACATACTCAGTAGATCTTCTGGCTATGCCAGTACCTCTTTTTTCGGCACTGTCAGCAATCATATCGCAGATTTGCTCAGCGTAATGTATATGTGATGCATCGGCGACCGATACAACAAATTTGTCCATTTTAATAAAGAATAGGTGAATAAAGAATTTTAGCGAGGGGCAGGTCACTGCGTAAGTGTCCTATATAAACATATCAGGCAGAGCGCCTGGGAGACATTAGCCTCGGGGTAGAGTAAGACGATATGTGTATATAAGTTTTCAACTCGTATCTAATTCTTAAGACAAAATTATCAACTATTAATAACCAATAGCAAGCTTAAAAGGAGTTATTTTTATTTTAATCACCAAATATTTTATGGCTTTCTTTTGATTGCACCAGATACTCCACCTGACACAATGTACTTCATAAGCTCAGTATTGCTGCCTTCAAGGGTCATTAGTCTCGACTTATCCACGATGAAAACATTGCCGGAAAAGTTATACGAATGTGGTAGGTAAACGGTTACCATTCCGGGCAGGCCAATTTCAGATAAATCTTTCTGGGTGATGAAGCCAGGCTTATAGAGCATGCCATGCTCGTCAAAAGGGACCAACACAGGCGTATCAAATTTCTTTTTGTCCCCCACGAAAGCCGTCACCAGATCATTAATAGCCGTGTAGAGAAAGCTCACAATCGGTATTTTCTTCAGGATATCATTGAACAGGTCAAAAAATGGCTTAGCAAAAAGTGTATTGGCGAGGTAGCCGATAAAGGCTGTTACAAATAGCACCGTGATCATGCCCAGTCCAGGAATACTGATGGGAAGCAAACTATCAGTCCACTTCACCATCTCTACGATGATGTAAACGGTCAAGCTAACTGGCGTAACCAGCAACAAGCCTCTCAGGAAATACCTTAGTAATGATTGAATGTACATAGCTGCTTTTTAGGGATGAAGTTAAAACAAAAAAGGCTTTGTCGCATTCGACAAAGCCCTTTGAATTTCTTAAATGAATCTCTTAAAGTGCGATACCAATGAACGACTTGAAGGCCAATCCCATCAAACCAGTGATGAGCATCGTGATTCCCAAACCTTTCAATCCATCGGGCACACTTGAATATTTCAACTTTTCGCGAATGGCTGCCAATGCAATAATGGCCAAAAACCAACCTAGCCCTGAACCAAAACCGTAGGCAGTGGCCTGAGCGATGGTGTAATCTCTCTGTACCATAAACAACGAAGCTCCAAGAATGGCGCAGTTTACAGCGATCAACGGAAGGAAAATACCCAGTGATCCGTAAAGCGATGGAGAAAACTTCTCGATTACCATTTCTACCAACTGTACCATAGAGGCGATTACAGCGATAAACATGATGAACTGAAGGAATGTCAAATCCACCGTAGCAAAATCAGAACCCAACCAGGCTAAAGCACCTTCCTTGAGGACATATTCTTGCAAAAGCCAGTTAACAGGAACTGTAATCGTCAAAACAAAAATCACAGCCAATCCAAGACCAAAGGCCGTAGAAACTTTCTTAGAAACTGCCAGAAATGAACACATGCCCAAAAAGTAGGCAAAGATCATGTTGTCAATGAAAGTGGCTTTGAGTGCTATATTAAAAATTTCCATGATGTCTTTTAGCTTAGTGTTCTACGTAACCTGTTTTTGATCTCTGGACCCAAATAAGAATTCCCAATACCATAAAGGCGCCTATGGAATCCACCATGAGACCATTTGTTGGGAAATTTGGAAGTCCAATCGCCTCAAACACTTTAAAATCGAAGATCGAACCTGATCCAAAGAGTTCCCTGAAGAAGGCTACTACCAGGATGATCCAGGCATAACCAAATCCACTTCCCAAACCATCCAGAATAGAATCATAAGGTTTGTTGGCCATGGCAAATGCTTCCAACCTACCCATCACGATACAGTTGGTGATAATCAGTCCAACAAAGGCTCCGAGTACCTTATACATATCAAAATAATAAGCTTTCAGTACCTCACTCACCAAAGTTACGAGCGTCGCAATGATCGCCAGCTGAACTATGATCCTGACCCGCCCGGGAATCAGGTTTCTCATAAGTGATATGATCAGGTTAGAAAAAACTATAACAGATACCACTGCGATAGACATCACCAATGTGGGTTCCATTTTGATGGTAATGGCCAGGGCTGAACAAATACCCAATACCTGAATGGTGATCGGATTATCTTCGTTCAAGGGATCCGACACAATTCGTCTTCTTCTTTTTGAAAAAAGCGCTTCGGCAGGCTGTTTTACTTCCTCTTTTACTTCTGGTGCTTCTAATGCTTCAGTACTCATAATTTGAGTTATTTGAAAATTAATTAACTGCTACGCTACTTCCGTTAGCCTTTACTTTTTTAATATATCCCTGATAACAAGTGAGGTAATTAACCATCATCTCATTTACACCCTTCCCGGTTAAAGTGGCTCCGGACATTCCATCCACCTCATGAGCAGTGAGGTTAGGATTACCCTCCCCCTTCACCATTTTGACAGAAACCAGTTCATCATTATCATTATAAAGTTCCTTCCCTTCGAAACGCTCTTGCACTACATCACTTGTGATTCTGGCGCCAAGTCCGGGAGTTTCCTGCTTATGATCAAAGGCCACACCACGGATGGTGTTCAAGTCGCTACCCACAGCCAGATAACCGGAAATCCAATCCCAGAGCCCTGAGCCAAACATCGGAAAGATGTACGCCTCTACTTTGGATGGATCCTGATCGTTCATGAACTTAAACACGGGATATAAACGATCCTCTGCCGCTAAGCGATAGTTCTTCTGAATGCTCACCTTTTCTGCCACCACAGGATTTCCTTTGGCATCCTGAGTCACCACATTCCCATTATAATCCACAACCAGGGATTGCACCTTTTGATCATAGAGGGCAAGCAGCTCGTTGGGTTCTTTGATGGATGAGATATCCATTACCGCTCCCAAAATCTTCTTCTTGGTATCCAGCTCTACCTGTTTATCCTGAGCAGGCTTAAGTCCTACGGAGGCAAGTGACAGCAGACCGCCCAAAACTACTGTTAGGACAATCGAAAATAAGATAATGTATGTATTAGACCGTTGCACGTTTTAATCTTCGTTTTTTGTTAGCATCTACTACGTAATAATCAATAAGTGGAGCGAAAACGTTCATAAACAGAATCGCCAGCATGATTCCCTCAGGATAAGCCGGATTCACCACTCTGATGAGCACTGTAAGCAATCCAATCAGGAAACCATAAATCCATTTGCCCACTTCAGTCTGTGCAGCAGATACAGGATCTGTTGCCATAAACACCGCTCCAAAGGCCAAACCGCCGATCACCAAATGGTACTCTGCGGGAAGTTCCATGTATGAGTTAGATCCTACAAGATTGAATACCACTCCCATGAAATAAGCTCCACCAAATACACTGGCAATGATTTTCCAGCTACCCACACCAGTTCCTATCAGAATCACCGCTCCGATCAGACACATTAAGGTAGAAGTTTCCCCGATGGATCCCGGGATCAGTCCCATAAATAGATTCCAGAAGGAATACATCCCGTCATACCAATGTGCCGACATATCCGCCATCATATTGGTGCCGTTAGAAACAGCTGTAGCTCCATAAGCCAAAACAGTAGCCCCACTGTAAGCATCCACAGGCTGCTTATCTCCAAAGTAAGTCCATACCTCGCCCGAAATATTAGATGGGTAAGCGAAATAAAGGAAAGCTCTTGCGGTAAGGGCCACATTCAGGATATTCATCCCGGTGCCACCGAAGGCCTCCTTGCCGATCACCACCGCAAAAATGGTGGCCAGGGCTACCTGCCATAAAGGAATGGTAGGAGGCATGATCAAGGCTATGAGCATACCAGTAACCAGATAACCCTCACTAATCGGGTGATTTCTGATCACACAAAAGGTAAATTCTGTAAGCAAACCCACTGAATAGGAAACGATAAGAATAGGAACTACCGCAATAGCTCCAATCAATAGCTTATCCAATAAAACAGCATCTTCACCCACAGAAATGAAATGTTGATGTCCAACATTCCACATACCGAATAGCAGGGCGGGAATCATAGCAATCACCACAGTGATCATGATACGCTTCAAATCCACAGCATCCTTAATCTGCGTGCCTTTATTGCCAGTGGTGAGGTCAGGTGCAAATGCGATGGTACGATGCCCTTCGTACAAAGTGTAGAATTTCTCCCACTTTCCGCCCTTCTCAAAATTTGGCTTTAGTTTATCAAACAGGTTTTGTAATGGCTTCATGTTTATGATTAGCTATTTTTTATCATTTCTATACCCTCCCTCAAAATCTTCTGTATCTCATTCTTAGAAGGATCTATGAACTCACACAGGGCCACATCCTCTTCTACCAGTTCAAAGATTCCAAGTGCCTCCATGTCATCATAATCCTCCGAGATAATCGCCTTGAAAAGATAAGTAGGTAAGATGTCCATCGGAAGGACTTTCTCAAACTCTCCGGAAACCACAAATGGACGATCTTCTCCGTGTGTATTGGTGTCAACCGTGTATTCTTTTCCTCTGCTCAGGAATGAGAGTAGACCGATCGCTTTATGAAAGCTCAGTTTTTTGGTAGATGGCTTGATCCATCCCAAAAACTCTTCATAGTCTCCTTCAGGAATAACTGTGACCTGGTTATGATAATACCCGAGATAACCTGCCTTACCGCAATTCTCACCTGTCAAAGGATTCCCTGCAATAAATCGCAAATGACCAGTAGGTACTTCGCTACCAAATAATTTTTCGAGCATCACACCAGAGTAAGTCTTTACATAACCTGGGTTTTTCACCTCAGAGCCTGTGACCGCCACGAGTTTAGATGCATCATATTTTCCTTCTAAGAACAGCTGGCCAATCTGAGCCACTCCGTACGGAGCCACTGTCCACACAATGTCTTTTTTGCTAATTGGATCCAGGTGATGAATCTGCACACCTACGTTTCCAGCAGGGTGAGGCCCTGAAAACTTATTCAGCTCTACACCATTGGCCTGAGCGAAAACCTGAGGAACCTCAGCTTGCCCATTGATATTGAGGTGCACCTTACCGGGTGTCAATTTCCTGAGAACATCCAGCCCTGCCTGAAAGAATTTTTCTTTGTCGCCCAACTGGAAGGCCACGTCTGGTGCCAGTGGATTGGTATCAAATGCCGAAATGAAGATCGCTTTGGGAGTATCCTCAGCATTGGCTACGATTCCGAATGGTCTCTGGATGATATTTGGCCATACCCCACCTGCCTGCATTTGCTCGAGGGCCTCCTCTTTAGACAAATTAGCCAGATCAGAAGTTGAGAAAGTCTTAAACTTCTCAAAAACCACTTCTTTGTCTGCCAGTATCTTTATCTCCAGTAGTTTTCTCTTTTCTCCGCGCTTAATTTCTACCACTTCACCACTTACAGGAGAGCAGTACTTCACACCTTCCGACATTTTATCGTATAGCATGGCTGTACCTGCCTTCACAGTATCTCCTTCTTTGACCAAAAGTTTTGGTCTGGACATGTTGATGAAATCGGTAGGTTTTAAAGCGTAAGTTTCTGAATGAGAAGACTCTGAGATTTTCTTTTCCGGTTTTCCGGCCAGGTTAATATCAAAACCTCTTTTTAGCTTTATCGTTTTCGACATTTTGTATAGTTGCGATCTACTTGAAAATCTGAGCAAAAATACAAAAAAAATGTTCAAATGAAATGTTTGGCAGCATCAATAGAAAACTGTTTTTCCACATCAGGAAAAGAGTCAGACTCCTGCCAACTGAGGCTCCTGCGCCTGTAAGAAATCCGCTACTTTTTCCATCAACCAGCGGGGCGTAGAAGTGGCTCCACAAATACCCACCCGATCCTCCTGACGAATCCAATCCAGGTCGATCTCAGTTTCATTTTCGATGAAGTAACTCCGGGTATTATTTTCCAGACATACATTATATAAAGCTCGGCCATTGGAACTCTTCTTTCCGGAAACAAAAAGCACGACATCATGCTTATGGGAAAACTCCACCATTTTGGGCTCCCTGTTCGAAACCTGACGGCAGATGCTGTCATTGGCGTTAAAGTCCTCTACTGTGAACTCACCCTTTTCCTTTTTAATTCGCTCCTCTATCAGCTCCTTGATGTGATAAAAGCCCTTGGTGCTTTTGGTGGTCTGACTGTACAGTGTGACTGGTCTGGCAAAATCAATCTGATCCAAATCCTCCTCTGAGGTGATAATAATCGCCTCATCATTGGTTTGTCCAGTCAGTCCGATCACTTCGGCATGTCCCGGCTTGCCATAGATGACCACCTGACCATTGCTGGTCACGGCTTTGTCGTAGGAGTGCTTAATTCTGTTTTGAAGTTTCAATACCACCGGACAGGAGGCATCAATCAGTTCAATGTTGTTTTTCAGAGCTGTTTCATAAGTCTCTGGTGGCTCACCATGTGCCCGGATCAGCACCTTACAGTCATGCAACTCCTCCAGTTCTTCTCTGGTAATGGTTCTCAAACCCTTGGCGTATAAGCGCTCTACTTCCATGGCATTGTGCACGATATCCCCGAGACAATAGAGCTCCTGCCCGCCTTCCATTTCGTCTTCGGCCATTTGTATGGCAAACTCAACTCCGAAACAATACCCTGAATGTGGATCTATCTCAACTTGCATGGATTTTCTCTTTGGCTAGGGATACAATTTTATGAACCTGATCGGCAAAAGTCAAATTTGAGGTATCTATT
The sequence above is drawn from the Marinoscillum sp. 108 genome and encodes:
- a CDS encoding NADH:ubiquinone reductase (Na(+)-transporting) subunit B encodes the protein MKPLQNLFDKLKPNFEKGGKWEKFYTLYEGHRTIAFAPDLTTGNKGTQIKDAVDLKRIMITVVIAMIPALLFGMWNVGHQHFISVGEDAVLLDKLLIGAIAVVPILIVSYSVGLLTEFTFCVIRNHPISEGYLVTGMLIALIMPPTIPLWQVALATIFAVVIGKEAFGGTGMNILNVALTARAFLYFAYPSNISGEVWTYFGDKQPVDAYSGATVLAYGATAVSNGTNMMADMSAHWYDGMYSFWNLFMGLIPGSIGETSTLMCLIGAVILIGTGVGSWKIIASVFGGAYFMGVVFNLVGSNSYMELPAEYHLVIGGLAFGAVFMATDPVSAAQTEVGKWIYGFLIGLLTVLIRVVNPAYPEGIMLAILFMNVFAPLIDYYVVDANKKRRLKRATV
- a CDS encoding 4-hydroxy-3-methylbut-2-enyl diphosphate reductase — protein: MQVEIDPHSGYCFGVEFAIQMAEDEMEGGQELYCLGDIVHNAMEVERLYAKGLRTITREELEELHDCKVLIRAHGEPPETYETALKNNIELIDASCPVVLKLQNRIKHSYDKAVTSNGQVVIYGKPGHAEVIGLTGQTNDEAIIITSEEDLDQIDFARPVTLYSQTTKSTKGFYHIKELIEERIKKEKGEFTVEDFNANDSICRQVSNREPKMVEFSHKHDVVLFVSGKKSSNGRALYNVCLENNTRSYFIENETEIDLDWIRQEDRVGICGATSTPRWLMEKVADFLQAQEPQLAGV
- a CDS encoding Na(+)-translocating NADH-quinone reductase subunit A; this translates as MSKTIKLKRGFDINLAGKPEKKISESSHSETYALKPTDFINMSRPKLLVKEGDTVKAGTAMLYDKMSEGVKYCSPVSGEVVEIKRGEKRKLLEIKILADKEVVFEKFKTFSTSDLANLSKEEALEQMQAGGVWPNIIQRPFGIVANAEDTPKAIFISAFDTNPLAPDVAFQLGDKEKFFQAGLDVLRKLTPGKVHLNINGQAEVPQVFAQANGVELNKFSGPHPAGNVGVQIHHLDPISKKDIVWTVAPYGVAQIGQLFLEGKYDASKLVAVTGSEVKNPGYVKTYSGVMLEKLFGSEVPTGHLRFIAGNPLTGENCGKAGYLGYYHNQVTVIPEGDYEEFLGWIKPSTKKLSFHKAIGLLSFLSRGKEYTVDTNTHGEDRPFVVSGEFEKVLPMDILPTYLFKAIISEDYDDMEALGIFELVEEDVALCEFIDPSKNEIQKILREGIEMIKNS